The proteins below are encoded in one region of Persephonella hydrogeniphila:
- a CDS encoding EAL domain-containing protein, translating to MRYIQVLEEILPKVFDEVEQDILNEDKTASFIKNKKLLKQLIDEQKDLITEYLKSFPESSQLNREKIKQLYHRMEIPYIIVSRNIELIKTRLLERVSIEKEINSKEFLLQLKEYIEQLENIIAKEYIKNEIYQLENIENSVFKEFLLYKAHIPYIKKIVKAIKEDKLDEFPLEDAKSCDFQKYLFYPESIMACMDANLCRYIENLHSIIHEMANSFFVFYMNRKYKDAYIAFKEFSNNIFKLAKVLSELYFSTYADAETNLFKLTKYMEEIFDRGILFLIDVKNLRGLNKIYSESKVNKILKQIDNTLHEYLKDKRKNFLYVKGSTANFYMFAVDIDNKKLEKTVQDIKKLVEKSYRLNGHSTDIKVTISAMELDKYSENTYEDLVKILHHLKEKAKSTSNSVYIVVSEEDKEEIRQWLNKIYRDSAYIKSKLDKKEVDVVFQPIYDVVSKQIKHLEVLARIKDSEDKLIPAGVFIDLIYDFGLISQLDSTVLEKVLEKKGFIKKVSDSLFLNISSESLTSKEFLENLSVFLDSMKDFYITFEITEQRLIEDISILKDIHMENKKIHIAIDDFGTGYSSLRVVADLAEKGILDVVKIDGTLIKEIAHRKFIKKVVKAISSMSQNLGVETVAEFVENDSILEVLGEVGIKNAQGYYLSKPKKIEELIIEKQNLKAFI from the coding sequence TTGAGGTATATACAGGTGCTTGAAGAGATTTTACCTAAAGTATTTGATGAAGTAGAACAGGATATTCTGAATGAAGATAAAACCGCAAGTTTTATAAAAAATAAAAAACTTCTAAAACAGCTAATTGACGAGCAGAAAGATCTTATCACAGAGTATCTCAAAAGTTTCCCAGAAAGTTCACAGCTTAATAGAGAAAAAATAAAGCAGCTTTACCATAGGATGGAGATTCCTTACATAATAGTTTCCCGTAATATAGAACTTATAAAAACAAGACTGTTAGAACGGGTTTCTATTGAAAAAGAGATAAACTCAAAAGAGTTTTTATTACAGCTGAAGGAGTATATAGAACAGTTAGAGAATATAATAGCAAAAGAGTATATTAAAAATGAGATATACCAGTTAGAAAATATAGAGAATTCGGTTTTTAAAGAATTTTTACTGTATAAAGCACACATCCCCTATATAAAGAAAATTGTAAAGGCGATAAAAGAGGATAAGTTAGATGAATTTCCCCTTGAAGATGCAAAATCCTGTGATTTTCAAAAGTACCTTTTCTATCCTGAAAGTATAATGGCCTGTATGGATGCAAATCTATGCAGGTATATAGAAAATCTCCACTCTATAATTCATGAAATGGCTAACTCTTTTTTTGTCTTTTATATGAACCGGAAGTATAAAGACGCGTATATTGCCTTTAAAGAGTTCTCAAACAACATCTTTAAGCTGGCGAAAGTCCTATCTGAGCTGTACTTTTCAACTTACGCAGATGCAGAAACGAATCTTTTTAAATTGACTAAGTATATGGAGGAGATATTTGATAGAGGTATTTTATTCCTTATAGATGTAAAGAATCTGAGGGGTTTAAACAAGATTTACTCTGAAAGTAAGGTTAACAAAATCCTAAAGCAGATAGATAATACTCTTCACGAGTATTTAAAGGATAAGAGGAAAAACTTTTTATATGTAAAAGGTTCAACAGCAAATTTTTATATGTTTGCTGTTGATATTGATAATAAAAAATTGGAAAAAACAGTTCAGGATATAAAAAAACTTGTAGAAAAAAGTTACAGGCTTAACGGCCATTCAACAGATATAAAAGTGACAATATCTGCTATGGAACTTGATAAATATTCAGAGAATACATACGAAGATCTTGTAAAGATACTGCACCACTTGAAAGAAAAGGCTAAAAGTACATCAAACAGCGTATATATAGTTGTGAGCGAGGAAGACAAAGAAGAGATACGTCAATGGCTGAATAAGATATACAGGGACAGTGCGTATATAAAATCAAAGTTAGATAAAAAAGAAGTAGATGTTGTCTTCCAGCCTATATACGACGTTGTCAGTAAACAGATTAAACATCTTGAGGTGCTTGCCAGAATAAAAGATAGTGAGGACAAACTAATACCAGCAGGTGTTTTTATAGACCTCATATATGACTTTGGTCTAATAAGTCAGTTAGATAGTACTGTTCTGGAAAAAGTTTTGGAGAAAAAAGGTTTTATAAAAAAGGTATCAGACAGCCTGTTTTTGAATATAAGTTCTGAGTCTCTTACTTCAAAAGAGTTTCTGGAGAATTTATCTGTATTTTTAGACAGCATGAAAGATTTTTATATCACATTTGAGATAACGGAACAAAGGCTTATAGAGGATATATCTATATTAAAAGATATACATATGGAAAATAAAAAAATTCATATAGCAATAGATGATTTTGGAACAGGGTATTCTTCTTTAAGAGTTGTGGCAGACCTTGCAGAGAAAGGAATACTGGATGTGGTTAAGATAGATGGAACCTTAATAAAGGAGATTGCACATAGAAAGTTTATCAAAAAGGTAGTAAAGGCAATCTCTTCAATGTCTCAAAATCTTGGTGTTGAAACTGTTGCAGAATTTGTAGAAAACGATTCTATTTTGGAAGTATTAGGAGAGGTAGGAATCAAAAATGCACAGGGTTATTACCTGTCAAAACCTAAGAAAATTGAAGAGCTTATTATAGAAAAGCAAAATCTAAAAGCATTTATCTAA
- a CDS encoding molybdopterin oxidoreductase family protein — translation MEEILATAQCPYCGVGCGLEIFKDKKGRVKIRGDKSHPATKGDLCLKPIPFPKVMNIGRVPSPLYRENKKEQFREISWEEAVKIIASKLKENKPDENYFYISGQLTTEDSYLINKFVKGFVKTNNIDANSRLCMASAVMGYKLSFGSDGPPGSYEDIDDADAFIFAGSNAAWTHPVLFKRVLKRKKELPQAKIVVIDPVFTATAEKADIWVDINPGTDTVLFNSILYLLEKKGWIDFDFIKKHTQNFSEALEEAYKYPPEIASKICGIKESLIYKLAEIYAFSKKIISFWTMGFNQSTNGTMKNLSLINVHLATGRINEKGCPFSLTGQPNAMGGREVGYLVNGLPGYRDVRNSEDRRYMEKFWGIPEGSIKENPGMTIVEAVDKIISGDIKLFWIVCTNPAVTMPNLNKFWKALRNTFVIVQDAYLTDSVDYANLVLPASQWGEKEGVMTGSDRTITYNRPFSEPPSQCKHDWEIFCLVAKEMGWEEFFPYKNSREIFDEYKKTTKGRLCDISDWNYEDLPKKWGGKWLYRDKKFPTESDKARFNRAVYTPAADNTDYPYSIVLTTGRTKKQWHTMTRTGKALELLRDETEPFILLNDEDSLELGIFDNDYINIRSVRGQIYIKAKVGKIKRGVAFAPFGYGKIYHFPTNILVSDAVDPVSKEPELKFSAVYIKAKKKRIYRLSDEVYQKVKETYPQVKNFLDEAVELGYSSVVIENITIGEDLLDELAVKMKELFDVFINSPADWEKAQLLTEEIADIYIKLKIQPIFQSRITSSFRDAFERIFDLPEEINQAWEYTFDFLSHSVFEIVKKHYERSVSGK, via the coding sequence ATGGAGGAAATACTGGCCACTGCGCAATGTCCATACTGTGGTGTTGGGTGTGGTCTTGAGATATTTAAGGATAAAAAAGGAAGAGTAAAAATAAGAGGAGATAAATCTCATCCTGCAACGAAGGGAGATCTTTGTCTTAAACCGATTCCGTTTCCGAAGGTAATGAATATAGGACGTGTACCTTCGCCTCTGTACAGGGAAAATAAAAAAGAGCAGTTTAGAGAGATAAGCTGGGAAGAGGCTGTAAAGATAATTGCTTCAAAACTGAAAGAGAACAAACCAGACGAAAATTACTTTTATATATCTGGACAGTTAACAACTGAGGACAGTTATCTGATTAACAAGTTTGTAAAAGGATTTGTGAAGACAAATAATATAGATGCAAACTCGAGGCTGTGTATGGCATCTGCTGTTATGGGCTATAAGCTGTCTTTTGGTTCTGACGGTCCTCCAGGAAGCTACGAGGATATAGATGATGCAGATGCTTTTATTTTTGCCGGTTCAAACGCAGCATGGACACATCCTGTTTTGTTTAAAAGAGTTTTAAAAAGAAAAAAAGAGCTGCCACAGGCTAAAATAGTTGTTATAGATCCTGTATTCACTGCTACAGCTGAAAAGGCTGATATATGGGTTGATATAAATCCCGGTACAGATACAGTTCTTTTTAACAGTATCCTGTATCTGCTTGAAAAGAAAGGCTGGATAGATTTTGATTTTATTAAGAAACATACACAGAATTTCAGTGAAGCGTTAGAAGAGGCGTACAAATATCCTCCTGAGATAGCTTCAAAGATATGTGGTATAAAAGAAAGCTTGATTTACAAACTTGCAGAAATATATGCCTTTAGTAAAAAGATTATATCCTTCTGGACTATGGGATTTAACCAATCTACAAACGGAACTATGAAAAATCTTTCGTTGATAAATGTTCATCTTGCAACAGGAAGAATAAATGAGAAAGGTTGTCCTTTTTCCTTGACGGGGCAACCTAATGCTATGGGAGGTAGAGAAGTAGGTTATCTGGTAAACGGTCTTCCGGGATACAGAGATGTAAGAAATTCAGAAGACAGAAGATACATGGAAAAATTCTGGGGAATACCAGAGGGAAGTATAAAGGAAAATCCGGGTATGACGATAGTTGAAGCTGTTGATAAGATAATATCAGGAGATATAAAACTGTTCTGGATAGTCTGTACAAATCCGGCAGTAACAATGCCAAATCTGAACAAGTTCTGGAAAGCACTTAGAAATACATTTGTCATAGTTCAGGATGCTTATCTGACAGACAGTGTCGATTATGCAAATCTTGTACTTCCTGCTTCCCAGTGGGGAGAAAAGGAAGGGGTGATGACAGGTTCTGATAGAACAATCACTTACAACAGACCTTTTTCAGAGCCTCCTTCCCAGTGTAAACATGACTGGGAGATATTCTGTTTAGTAGCAAAGGAGATGGGATGGGAGGAGTTTTTCCCTTATAAAAACTCCCGTGAGATATTTGATGAGTACAAGAAAACAACTAAAGGAAGACTGTGCGATATATCTGACTGGAATTATGAAGATCTCCCAAAAAAATGGGGAGGAAAATGGCTTTACAGGGATAAAAAGTTCCCTACAGAATCCGATAAAGCCAGATTCAATAGAGCAGTCTATACTCCAGCTGCAGATAACACGGATTATCCTTATTCTATTGTCCTTACAACAGGAAGAACGAAAAAACAGTGGCATACGATGACAAGAACAGGAAAGGCACTGGAATTATTAAGGGATGAGACAGAACCTTTTATTTTGTTAAACGATGAAGATTCTTTAGAACTGGGTATATTTGATAACGATTATATAAATATAAGGTCAGTAAGAGGTCAGATATATATAAAAGCGAAGGTAGGAAAGATAAAAAGAGGAGTTGCTTTTGCACCATTTGGTTATGGGAAAATTTACCACTTTCCTACAAATATACTTGTATCAGATGCAGTCGACCCTGTTTCTAAAGAACCAGAACTTAAATTTTCTGCTGTTTATATAAAGGCTAAGAAAAAGAGAATTTACAGGCTTTCAGATGAAGTATACCAGAAGGTAAAGGAAACATATCCACAGGTTAAAAACTTTTTAGATGAGGCTGTAGAGTTAGGTTACAGTTCTGTAGTCATAGAAAATATAACTATAGGAGAGGATCTTCTTGATGAACTTGCTGTTAAGATGAAAGAGCTTTTTGATGTTTTTATAAACAGTCCAGCAGACTGGGAAAAAGCTCAGCTTTTAACAGAAGAGATAGCAGATATATACATAAAACTGAAAATACAACCGATTTTCCAGAGCAGAATTACATCTTCTTTCAGGGATGCTTTTGAGAGAATATTCGACTTGCCAGAGGAGATTAATCAGGCATGGGAGTATACGTTTGATTTTCTGTCCCACAGTGTATTTGAGATAGTGAAGAAACATTATGAAAGATCTGTTTCAGGAAAGTGA
- a CDS encoding MFS transporter encodes MESFKVKGSPTIGLVMATFGFFIGFAAVSLYGPVAKNLKEILGLSGFLLGLLVAAPNLTGSLLRIPFAAWVDKVGGKIPLATLLVLSVIGMAGLSTLLYLYYPNLEPWMYWLILFFGFLSGCGIATFSVGIAQTAYWFPESKQGFALGIYAGVGNLAPGIFGMILPFALKEIGLTTSYILWFGFLLIGTVMYTLFAKDAPYFQLIKAGIPREEAIKKAKELGQELIPTGSLIESLKNSARHIETWALVALYFTSFGGFLALTGWFIVFWVQSYDMEVRHAGLLMAFGFSLLASVIRIFGGWVSDKIGGELVSIIAFSMVLVGAIVIIIGGNTNFVVSLSGEILMGAGMGIANGAIFKLVPKYVPHATGGAAGWVGGLGAFGGFVVPPILGLFVEAHGVLGYSKGFIVYVILAISAIIISSILWKAYGKEINKPIEE; translated from the coding sequence ATGGAAAGTTTTAAAGTAAAAGGTAGTCCTACAATAGGACTTGTTATGGCTACTTTTGGTTTTTTTATCGGATTTGCTGCAGTTTCTCTGTATGGACCTGTGGCAAAAAATCTAAAAGAGATTTTAGGTCTGTCAGGCTTTCTTTTGGGGCTGCTTGTTGCTGCACCTAATCTGACAGGTTCTCTCCTCAGAATACCATTTGCTGCATGGGTAGACAAAGTAGGAGGTAAAATACCACTTGCAACACTTCTTGTTCTCTCTGTTATTGGAATGGCTGGATTATCAACACTTTTATACCTTTACTATCCAAATTTAGAGCCATGGATGTACTGGTTGATACTCTTTTTTGGATTTTTGAGTGGTTGTGGAATAGCTACATTTTCTGTTGGAATAGCACAAACTGCGTACTGGTTTCCTGAGAGTAAACAGGGGTTTGCATTAGGGATTTATGCTGGTGTAGGTAACCTTGCCCCTGGAATATTTGGAATGATTTTACCTTTTGCTCTTAAAGAAATAGGTCTGACAACCTCATATATTCTGTGGTTTGGTTTCCTGCTGATAGGAACAGTTATGTATACATTGTTTGCCAAAGATGCCCCCTATTTTCAGCTGATAAAGGCAGGTATTCCAAGAGAAGAAGCAATTAAAAAAGCAAAAGAGCTTGGACAGGAGCTTATACCTACAGGTAGTTTAATAGAGTCTTTAAAGAACTCTGCAAGACATATAGAAACATGGGCTCTTGTAGCTCTTTATTTTACTTCGTTTGGTGGTTTTTTAGCCCTTACAGGATGGTTTATTGTTTTTTGGGTGCAGTCTTATGATATGGAAGTAAGACATGCAGGTCTTTTAATGGCTTTTGGTTTTTCACTACTTGCTTCGGTGATCAGAATATTTGGGGGATGGGTTTCTGACAAAATAGGAGGAGAGCTTGTTTCTATTATTGCTTTCAGTATGGTTCTTGTTGGAGCTATTGTGATTATTATTGGTGGTAATACAAATTTCGTTGTTTCTCTTTCTGGTGAAATTCTTATGGGAGCAGGAATGGGAATAGCAAATGGAGCTATTTTTAAACTGGTTCCTAAATACGTTCCCCACGCAACAGGAGGGGCTGCTGGATGGGTTGGTGGTCTGGGGGCTTTCGGTGGATTTGTCGTTCCTCCAATATTAGGGTTGTTTGTTGAAGCCCATGGGGTTTTAGGGTACTCCAAAGGATTTATCGTTTATGTAATTCTTGCCATCTCTGCAATTATTATATCGTCTATTTTGTGGAAAGCTTATGGAAAAGAAATAAACAAGCCTATAGAGGAGTAA
- a CDS encoding nitrite/sulfite reductase, translated as MERLIKISEERNKKLNKIELLKQEHTPQEAWEKLEEYARKGFSSIPEHDLNYFFKCFGVFYRPATPERFMIRVRIPGGRLTYEQAIKIGEVAQKYGNDYIDLTTRMQVELRYIRIEDLPVVLRELESVGITTFQTGVDNFRNIVQDPLDGVAFDSVIQTWDILLQIQDIFLRKEEWICKLPRKFNISISGSFSNRCNVFGHDACFVLAEKDGIFGFNVFLGGKVGAVARPADVFLLGDEVPPFFEALGKVFKKYGFRDSRNKNRLKYLIDAVGMNELIKAVEIEGGKGFRSAGITLAPIQGGDKTEKVQLKDGTFALHMIVPSGIFSGSAMIEAAEMSKEYGSGEIRLTVEQNLYILGVPEEKIEKALSQPVFQKYKNKDSVFFSDLIACAGTEHCPFGVISNKPDAIETAQYLTKKFPELDGKIRMYWSACQKGCGIHGLGDIGFVGVKFRQDGKAVLGVDIHIGGTITKESEEGKLLIKNVPLEKVRYFVEELILEFERLKKPKEPFEEFYRRVLTRVSKEAVRFLIVFNNLMKEKRNNLRLELNELVIGKSSEEEEIFGYGFQLYRKITGKNPYSRPNILEIYDEPEPERPSKIGNISKQFEEVVMGMISKNPKKRFKVFTEIEERLKSI; from the coding sequence ATGGAAAGACTTATAAAAATAAGTGAGGAGAGAAATAAAAAACTCAATAAGATAGAACTTCTTAAACAGGAACACACACCACAGGAAGCCTGGGAGAAGTTAGAGGAATATGCGAGAAAAGGTTTTTCTTCTATACCGGAACATGACCTTAACTACTTTTTCAAATGTTTTGGTGTCTTTTACAGACCTGCTACCCCTGAGAGATTTATGATAAGAGTGAGAATTCCGGGGGGAAGGCTCACGTACGAGCAGGCTATAAAGATTGGAGAAGTAGCCCAGAAATACGGAAATGATTACATAGACCTGACTACAAGAATGCAGGTTGAACTAAGATATATCAGAATAGAAGATCTACCTGTGGTTTTAAGAGAATTAGAAAGTGTAGGAATTACTACATTCCAGACAGGAGTTGATAATTTCAGGAATATAGTTCAGGATCCTTTAGATGGTGTAGCCTTCGATAGTGTGATACAGACGTGGGATATCCTTCTACAGATACAGGATATATTTCTTAGAAAGGAAGAGTGGATATGTAAACTTCCAAGAAAGTTCAATATTTCTATATCAGGTAGCTTTTCTAACAGATGTAATGTTTTTGGACATGATGCCTGTTTTGTTCTTGCTGAGAAAGACGGAATATTTGGCTTCAACGTTTTCCTGGGAGGGAAGGTTGGAGCTGTTGCTAGGCCTGCCGATGTGTTTTTGTTGGGGGATGAAGTTCCCCCCTTTTTTGAAGCATTAGGTAAAGTTTTCAAAAAATACGGTTTTAGAGATAGCAGAAACAAAAACAGACTCAAGTATCTTATTGATGCTGTTGGAATGAATGAGTTAATAAAAGCTGTAGAAATAGAGGGAGGAAAGGGGTTCAGGTCAGCCGGTATTACGCTGGCGCCTATTCAGGGGGGAGACAAGACAGAAAAGGTGCAGTTAAAGGACGGGACATTTGCTCTCCATATGATAGTCCCGTCAGGTATTTTTTCTGGTTCGGCAATGATTGAAGCAGCAGAAATGTCAAAAGAATACGGAAGTGGAGAGATAAGGCTTACTGTAGAACAGAACTTATATATCCTTGGAGTTCCTGAAGAAAAAATAGAAAAAGCCCTATCCCAACCTGTGTTCCAGAAGTACAAAAACAAAGATTCTGTTTTCTTTTCTGATCTGATAGCCTGTGCAGGAACGGAACACTGTCCTTTTGGAGTTATTTCCAACAAACCTGATGCTATAGAAACAGCGCAGTATCTGACCAAAAAATTCCCTGAGCTTGACGGAAAAATCAGAATGTACTGGTCTGCCTGTCAGAAAGGTTGCGGTATTCATGGCCTTGGAGACATTGGTTTTGTAGGGGTGAAATTCAGACAGGATGGAAAAGCTGTTTTAGGAGTTGATATTCACATCGGAGGAACGATAACGAAGGAAAGTGAAGAAGGAAAACTTTTGATAAAGAATGTCCCCCTTGAAAAAGTCAGATATTTTGTTGAGGAACTGATTTTGGAATTTGAAAGATTAAAAAAACCAAAAGAACCCTTTGAGGAATTTTACAGGAGAGTTTTAACAAGAGTTTCTAAAGAGGCTGTAAGGTTTCTTATTGTCTTTAACAACCTTATGAAAGAGAAGAGAAATAATCTTAGATTGGAGTTGAATGAGCTTGTTATCGGTAAATCTTCTGAAGAAGAAGAGATTTTTGGCTACGGTTTTCAACTTTACAGGAAGATAACAGGTAAAAATCCTTACTCAAGACCAAACATCTTAGAGATATACGATGAACCAGAACCTGAAAGACCTTCTAAAATCGGAAATATTTCCAAACAATTTGAAGAAGTTGTAATGGGAATGATCTCAAAAAATCCTAAAAAGAGATTCAAAGTTTTCACTGAGATAGAAGAAAGATTAAAGAGTATATAG
- a CDS encoding anthranilate phosphoribosyltransferase, with translation MIDFLKKVGAGKKRFKDLSREEAYKAEKEIVENKATDIQIGAFWSAERIKYASVEELKGFIDFHREHICFIETDITPLDIAINYDGKDRSVHILPASIFIAAGAGAFLGGHGTENVPSKYGITYHHILELMGAKTPEKIDVIKKSLEETGFGFAHQRVFAQKLFNLLPKRREFGLRTYHNTMERMLNPFKTDRVITGVSHPPYIQKYTELAKHVGIKRITVFKSLEGGVEPFPNHETEIYINNQKLTIYPEGIKKELILKKLSPEENAKICLQILKNEKSEYIPFAILTASLLIMAYGITDNTEEAIERANESLNSGEAFERFKKYTHITQEEVK, from the coding sequence ATGATAGATTTTTTGAAAAAAGTAGGTGCAGGCAAAAAGAGATTTAAAGATTTATCAAGGGAAGAGGCTTACAAAGCAGAAAAAGAGATAGTAGAAAACAAAGCAACAGATATTCAGATAGGAGCTTTCTGGTCTGCTGAAAGAATAAAGTACGCATCTGTTGAAGAGCTTAAAGGCTTTATAGATTTTCACAGGGAACATATATGTTTTATTGAAACAGATATAACCCCCCTTGATATTGCAATCAACTACGACGGAAAGGACAGATCTGTACATATCCTCCCTGCATCAATATTTATAGCAGCAGGGGCAGGAGCTTTTTTAGGTGGACATGGAACTGAAAATGTTCCCTCAAAATACGGAATTACATACCATCATATATTGGAACTGATGGGGGCAAAAACCCCTGAAAAAATAGATGTAATAAAAAAATCCCTTGAAGAGACAGGATTTGGCTTTGCCCATCAAAGAGTATTTGCACAGAAATTGTTCAATCTTCTTCCAAAGAGAAGAGAGTTTGGTCTGAGGACTTACCACAACACAATGGAAAGGATGTTAAATCCATTTAAAACAGACAGAGTGATAACAGGAGTATCTCATCCCCCATATATACAGAAATATACAGAGCTTGCAAAACATGTAGGGATTAAAAGAATAACGGTTTTTAAATCCCTTGAAGGAGGGGTAGAACCTTTTCCAAACCATGAAACAGAGATTTATATAAACAATCAAAAACTCACTATATATCCTGAAGGTATAAAAAAAGAGTTGATACTAAAAAAATTATCTCCGGAAGAAAACGCAAAAATATGCTTGCAGATACTGAAGAACGAAAAATCTGAATACATACCTTTTGCTATTTTAACAGCGTCGCTACTTATAATGGCTTACGGTATCACAGATAATACTGAAGAGGCTATAGAAAGGGCAAATGAAAGCCTGAACTCAGGAGAAGCCTTTGAAAGATTTAAGAAGTACACCCATATCACACAGGAGGAAGTAAAATGA
- a CDS encoding type 1 glutamine amidotransferase: MRIHYIQHVHFETPANIFKWVENKGYQIKGTRLFLKEPLPEIDQFDFLIIMGGPMGVYDEDKFPWLTEEKKFIEKAIKENKKVLGICLGAQLIADVLGAKVYKNRYKEIGWFPVFKTEKAEKSVVFKEFPQQITVFHWHGDTFEIPSGAIHTVKSEACENQAFEYNKSVIGLQFHLETTFESAKALIDNSVEELMEKGEYIQSPEEMLSKKENFKQIEKVLFNMLDTIEKI, encoded by the coding sequence ATGAGGATTCACTACATTCAACACGTCCATTTTGAAACTCCTGCAAATATATTCAAATGGGTAGAGAATAAAGGTTATCAAATAAAAGGAACCAGACTGTTTCTGAAAGAACCTTTACCGGAGATAGACCAGTTTGATTTTCTTATCATTATGGGAGGCCCTATGGGAGTCTATGATGAGGATAAATTCCCATGGCTAACTGAAGAAAAAAAATTTATTGAAAAAGCTATAAAAGAAAACAAAAAAGTATTAGGTATATGTCTTGGGGCACAGCTAATAGCTGATGTTTTAGGGGCAAAGGTTTACAAAAACAGATATAAAGAAATCGGCTGGTTTCCTGTTTTCAAAACAGAAAAGGCAGAGAAATCAGTAGTTTTTAAAGAGTTTCCACAACAAATAACAGTCTTCCACTGGCATGGAGATACCTTCGAGATACCTTCAGGAGCAATACACACAGTAAAAAGCGAAGCATGTGAAAATCAGGCATTTGAATACAATAAGTCAGTAATAGGATTACAGTTTCATCTTGAGACAACCTTCGAAAGTGCAAAAGCATTGATAGATAACTCTGTAGAGGAATTGATGGAAAAAGGAGAATACATACAATCTCCTGAAGAAATGCTTTCGAAAAAGGAAAACTTCAAGCAGATAGAGAAGGTTCTTTTCAATATGCTTGATACTATAGAAAAGATCTGA
- a CDS encoding cytochrome c biogenesis CcdA family protein, with protein MKKFKFAPFDLSFQAFFPDVKLPAGVALGLNFPYCAFPFFILVVSYGLYLGGIYPFLFPFIFALISSVPTFLSFFLSKNSFKKINELIPSIPYITGFIVLITGFYLMNQNFFDTFSFFDFVNSKHSAFITIFVVFVLGILTSTGPATLPFIPVVAGILASNAFSKVQIFVNVLGFTGAFIISHGLIGIVSFYGFMVINQLFNVKVFNIVLGFILIFVGFNLLGLFGFSLRLPKVKVVQTGGFVSSFLLGSVYTFSICPSCTALLLGAVALSVASGNVFLAVLTMIIYAIGRSAVIFILGFLFNVQAVRQFIQRNYSLAKRFTGLVFIILSIYFIQKGF; from the coding sequence ATGAAAAAATTTAAGTTTGCCCCTTTTGACTTATCTTTTCAGGCGTTTTTCCCTGATGTTAAACTTCCTGCAGGGGTTGCACTTGGTCTGAATTTTCCTTACTGTGCATTTCCTTTCTTTATCCTTGTTGTTTCTTATGGTCTTTATCTTGGAGGGATATACCCTTTTCTATTTCCTTTTATTTTTGCGCTTATAAGTAGCGTTCCTACATTTCTTTCTTTTTTTCTAAGCAAAAATAGTTTTAAAAAGATAAATGAACTAATACCTTCTATCCCTTATATTACTGGTTTTATTGTTCTGATTACCGGATTTTACCTGATGAATCAGAACTTTTTTGATACTTTTTCTTTTTTTGATTTTGTGAACAGTAAACACTCAGCGTTTATTACAATTTTCGTTGTTTTTGTTCTGGGAATTTTAACAAGTACAGGTCCTGCCACTCTCCCTTTTATTCCTGTTGTAGCAGGTATTCTTGCATCAAATGCTTTTTCTAAAGTCCAGATTTTTGTGAATGTTCTGGGATTTACAGGAGCGTTTATCATATCCCACGGACTAATTGGTATTGTTTCTTTTTATGGTTTTATGGTGATAAACCAACTTTTTAATGTGAAGGTTTTTAATATTGTTTTAGGGTTTATCCTTATTTTTGTAGGTTTTAATCTCCTTGGACTGTTTGGTTTTTCTTTAAGGTTGCCAAAAGTAAAGGTGGTTCAAACAGGAGGGTTTGTCAGTAGTTTTCTCCTTGGTTCTGTTTATACATTCAGCATATGTCCTTCCTGTACAGCCCTTTTGCTTGGAGCTGTTGCCCTTTCTGTCGCATCAGGAAATGTGTTTTTGGCTGTTTTGACGATGATTATATATGCTATTGGAAGGAGTGCAGTTATTTTCATTCTTGGATTTTTGTTTAATGTTCAGGCTGTTCGGCAGTTTATCCAGAGGAATTATTCTCTGGCAAAGAGATTTACAGGTTTAGTTTTTATTATTCTCTCAATTTATTTCATACAAAAGGGATTTTAA
- a CDS encoding thioredoxin family protein: MEKVIIEILDSEGCAKCVGLRERLYTVLNQLGYDNIEVRHLDLFEDQERIVELGIYTSPALAVNGRVYFLGIVPSEKSLKEVITDNIGD, encoded by the coding sequence ATGGAAAAAGTTATTATTGAGATTCTTGATAGCGAAGGATGTGCAAAATGTGTCGGATTGAGGGAAAGGCTTTATACTGTTTTAAATCAGTTAGGTTATGATAATATTGAGGTAAGGCATCTTGACCTTTTTGAAGACCAGGAAAGAATTGTTGAGCTTGGTATTTACACTTCTCCTGCACTTGCCGTAAATGGTAGAGTTTACTTTCTTGGAATTGTACCTTCTGAAAAAAGCCTTAAAGAAGTTATAACTGATAATATTGGAGACTGA